The following proteins are co-located in the Leishmania major strain Friedlin complete genome, chromosome 30 genome:
- a CDS encoding putative 2-hydroxy-3-oxopropionate reductase: protein MRVGYIGLGLMGKPMAVNILKAGFPVSVWNRTASKCDDLVAAGATACATPAELAAASDVVFTNLSDSPDVMEVVFGPNGVAAGICEGAIFVDNSTIKPSVAQEIARRLWKEKKVRALDAPVSGGDIGARNGTLTVMVGGDAAALATVLPVLLAVGKKVTHIGDCGAGQVCKAANQIMVAAQMVALGEILVFCEKCGVSGPTVIEAIKSGSAQCWTLDVKPDRLFAGNRAPGFKAALQSKDMGIVMDTAKEFGVPLPSTAVNTQLFQAMVQNGDGDRDNSAVVSVLERMANVHISEAERE from the coding sequence ATGCGCGTCGGATACATTGGTCTGGGGCTCATGGGCAAACCCATGGCCGTCAACATCCTCAAGGCGGGCTTTCCCGTGAGTGTGTGGAACCGCACAGCCTCTAAGTGCGACGACCTCGTCGCGGCTGGCGCCacggcgtgcgcgacgccggcggAGTTGGCGGCGGCCTCTGATGTCGTCTTCACAAATCTCTCGGACTCCCCTGACGTGATGGAGGTCGTGTTCGGCCCCAACGGCGTGGCAGCCGGCATTTGTGAAGGGGCCATCTTTGTGGACAACAGCACCATCAAGCCCTCTGTCGCGCAGGAGATCGCGCGACGGCTGTGGAAGGAGAAAAAGGTGCGTGCACTGGATGCACCAGTCTCTGGCGGCGACATTGGGGCGCGCAACGGCACCTTGACCGTCAtggtcggcggcgacgctgctgcacttgCGACTGTTTTGCCTGTGCTGCTCGCAGTGGGTAAGAAGGTGACCCACATTGGCGACTGCGGGGCGGGGCAGGTGTGCAAGGCGGCGAACCAGATCATGGTGGCTGCCCAGATGGTCGCGCTTGGCGAGATCCTTGTCTTCTGTGAGAAGTGCGGCGTGTCGGGGCCGACAGTTATCGAGGCGATCAAGAGTGGTTCGGCGCAGTGCTGGACCCTTGATGTGAAGCCGGATCGCCTCTTCGCTGGCAACCGCGCGCCCGGTTTCAAGGCTGCCCTGCAGAGCAAGGACATGGGCATCGTGATGGACACGGCGAAGGAGTtcggcgtgccgctgccctccaccgccgtcaaTACGCAGCTCTTCCAGGCGATGGTTCAGAatggcgacggcgaccgAGACAACTCCGCTGTCGTCAGTGTGCTCGAGCGCATGGCCAACGTCCACAtctcggaggcggagagggaaTAG
- a CDS encoding putative ribosomal RNA adenine dimethylase family protein — protein sequence MPKEPRAVPMGIISAEPIHAASRKIKFGTKAITLGKSTPQGHRRGTAAGGLKEKRASFGVKTGGSQSGIVFNKGFGQHILKNPLVIAAIVEKAAIKPTDIVIEIGPGTGNLTEKLLQTAKKVIAFEIDPRMVAELNKRFQNTPLASKLQIIRGNCLEQDFPRFDKCVANVPYAISSALVFKLLKTPTFKCAVLMFQREFALRVCAQPGSEAYCRLSVNSQLLARCSHLMKISKNSFNPPPKVESSVIRLDPKYPPPDVDFEEWDGLVKMLFSRKNKKSSSIFRTKAAAQALYDKYVSYRKMEGGQPVGTATSGAKPLTSSRNADASSSMSLEQFRVLLAAVIADPMFEQRSRMLDEVALMTMLAHFIKHGIHFI from the coding sequence ATGCCGAAGGAGCCACGGGCGGTGCCGATGGGCATTATTAGCGCCGAGCCCATCCACGCTGCATCCCGCAAGATCAAGTTCGGCACGAAGGCCATCACATTAGGCAAGTCAACCCCACAAGGGCACAggcgcggcacagcggctGGGGGTCtcaaggagaagagggcgagcTTTGGTGTCAAGACTGGCGGCAGCCAGTCCGGTATCGTCTTCAACAAAGGCTTCGGCCAGCACATTCTCAAGAACCCGCTTgtcatcgccgccatcgtcgaaAAGGCCGCCATCAAGCCCACAGACATCGTCATCGAGATCGGCCCCGGCACGGGCAACTTGACAgagaagctgctgcagacggcgAAGAAGGTGATTGCCTTCGAGATCGACCCGCGCatggtggcggagctgaaCAAGCGCTTCCAGAACACGCCGTTGGCGTCGAAGCTACAGATTATCCGCGGCAACTGCCTTGAGCAGGACTTCCCGCGCTTCGACAAGTGTGTGGCCAACGTGCCGTATGCCATTTCGTCGGCGCTGGTGTTCAAGCTGCTCAAGACACCGACGTTTAAATGTGCCGTGCTCATGTTCCAGCGCGAGTTCGCcctgcgcgtctgcgcacaGCCCGGGTCGGAGGCCTACTGTCGACTTTCTGTGAActcgcagctgctcgcccgctgcagccaccTCATGAAGATTAGCAAGAACAGCTTCAACCCTCCGCCGAAGGTCGAGTCGAGCGTCATTCGGCTCGACCCCAAGTACCCACCACCTGATGTGGACTTCGAGGAGTGGGACGGGCTCGTGAAGATGCTCTTTAGCCGTAAGAACAAGAAGTCCTCGTCGATATTTCGCACcaaggcggccgcgcaggcTCTGTACGACAAGTACGTGAGCTACCGAAAGATGGAGGGCGGTCAGCCCGTTGGAACCGCCACGTCCGGTGCAAAGCCCTTGACGTCCAGTAGAAACGCGGATGCGAGTTCTTCCATGTCGCTCGAGCAGTTCCGCGTGTTGCTGGCCGCGGTGATTGCGGACCCCATGTTCGAACAGCGGAGTCGCATGCTGGACGAGGTGGCATTGATGACGATGCTTGCCCACTTCATCAAGCACGGCATTCACTTCATCTAA
- a CDS encoding putative ubiquitin hydrolase: MSLSSQGSTPWKFRGDATASVGAITAVEFDPDVELLWVCDAFGTLMSFSLQSQGQGEAPAWVNYSSFSVSSRPVTNIFFLNMGGERMVTVADREVIRGYKRGGVLMMCLPQPTAVQNYIDLFQANNSTGAMFYTGNAGLTRLILNHQETDQLTVPMEATVVALKQCDRWVATGSASGAVYVRSASDLSVVGQVSPSRNRVMALEVFDNTVMAAYSERSATSFVKVFDVRKMSEAVSTIQDIPSGNVTQMRRYQDGFGLSSDRAFLLSPAGFHIIQLDQEKPVFSSSPLSEGSCTAVAVSPSNMCAAIGNDKGTFYALAHPATRDDYVMSTFVQPVRPKHPVYHHSWEEPNIADGFDDSVDLGTLASNWPEEDYMILTVPQKLRCVNYESHSIVPNEWGLMRADSCLPDPKDKLSSILPNPYPFNTQLGDDPACAQEALLELRKDMKRKHKSSRGGGGEYSPMEDSLQVCYSVQHKLDWRSYNEIAQRVIGIDNSFPECWITPLLQSLYLCQPPEFPIRKVILRHICKREFCMTCEIAFIFANMLTTSASVVGMKGEALPPIVPVAHFIRTLRQIRAFANTDVFQRPKNRDDAVAKMHLAQRLVLETLHKDLQDQKAYPFMNYEAPPEYEGAIAALFGTEFTSNGRVHIEPRFYWEVPGSALKVDEGLQHLLKQLEGYKDQVQIKQLPPIIVLLLNPEHSNLKPPTSLKISRAGKEDYNYVLNSNIVHLADDVEDTGNFVSQQRIKDDSFSLVNDYRVTAPMKMQELERLVPALRSYSAVVTFYALDNLTTPPYARLDDSRTPNLWHLLGPLLINDVLSRPLLRDPAKQAFRSPLSSYTEIRPGDLIAIDAEYVVLKWASRDEGNEMFYVSQRKPHMGLARVSCILSSKDGDERTIVDDYVHIPEEIEDYVTQYSGIHPGDLDPLESSKSLTSLKSTYLKLRALVDGGVVFVGHGLAQDFRVCNIVVPRKQIIDTLEIFHKPGSRYLSLRFLAYHVLGESVQEDEHDSIEDARTSLRLYRKYQQLKSEGTFEGVLDHLLAKGAETSWYVPDTKSLFRDTPQTPPVSVMGSPVLEKMAKAVQEDDEKDVNTFDMAAAAAVAAATDGDEDDEDGDDDAPTASEVLEAVRKSMER, translated from the coding sequence ATGAGTCTCAGCTCGCAAGGTAGCACACCGTGGAAATTCCGCGGCGATGCCACGGCGTCTGTTGGGGCCATCACGGCGGTGGAGTTCGACCCTGATGTGGAACTGCTTTGGGTGTGCGACGCCTTCGGCACGCTCATGAGCTTCTCGCTGCAGTCGCAGGGCCAGGGTGAGGCCCCGGCGTGGGTGAACTACTCGTCGTTCTCCGTCTCCAGCCGCCCTGTCACGAATATTTTCTTCCTCAACATGGGTGGCGAGCGTAtggtgacggtggcggaCCGGGAGGTGATCCGCGGGTACaagcgcggtggcgtgttGATGATGTGCCTGCCGCAACCTACCGCCGTGCAGAACTACATCGACCTCTTCCAGGCTAACAACAGCACTGGCGCGATGTTCTACACCGGCAACGCTGGCCTGACGCGGCTGATCCTCAACCATCAAGAGACGGACCAGCTCACCGTTCCGATGgaggcgacggtggtggctCTGAAGCAGTGCGACCGATGGGTTGCCACCGGGAGCGCCTCTGGCGCCGTGTACGTGCGCAGTGCGTCTGATCTTAGCGTGGTTGGCCAGGTTAGCCCGTCGCGGAACCGCGTCATGGCGCTGGAGGTGTTCGACAACACGGTGATGGCGGCCTACTCGGAGCGGTCGGCGACGTCCTTTGTGAAGGTGTTCGATGTGCGGAAAATGTCGGAGGCGGTGTCGACGATTCAGGACATCCCGTCTGGCAATGTGACACAGATGCGCCGCTACCAGGACGGCTTCGGGCTGTCGAGCGACCGCGCCTTCCTGCTGTCGCCCGCAGGCTTCCACATCATCCAGCTGGACCAGGAGAAGCCGGTGTTCTCGTCGAGCCCACTGAGCGagggcagctgcaccgccgtggcTGTCTCCCCGTCCAACATGTGCGCAGCCATCGGTAACGACAAGGGCACCTTCTACGCCCTCGCCCACCCAGCCACGCGAGACGACTACGTGATGTCCACGTTTGTTCAGCCGGTGCGACCAAAACACCCCGTCTACCATCACAGCTGGGAGGAGCCGAACATCGCAGACGGCTTCGACGACTCGGTCGACCTCGGCACCCTCGCCTCCAACTGGCCGGAGGAGGACTACATGATCCTTACCGTGCCGCAGAAGCTGCGGTGCGTCAACTACGAGTCGCACAGCATTGTGCCGAACGAGTGGGGGCTGATGCGGGCAGACAGCTGCCTGCCAGATCCGAAGGACAAGCTCAGCTCCATCTTGCCGAACCCGTACCCCTTCAACACGCAGCTCGGCGACGACCCGGCCTgcgcgcaggaggcgctgctcgagctgcGCAAGGATATGAAGCGCAAGCACAAGTCCtcgcgtggtggcggcggcgagtaCAGCCCGATGGAGGACTCCCTGCAGGTCTGCTACAGCGTTCAGCACAAGCTGGACTGGCGCAGCTACAACGAGATCGCACAGCGCGTCATCGGCATCGACAACAGCTTCCCTGAGTGTTGGATCACGCCGCTCCTGCAGTCGCTCTACCTGTGCCAGCCGCCCGAGTTTCCCATCCGCAAGGTCATCCTGCGGCACATCTGCAAGCGGGAGTTTTGCATGACGTGCGAGATTGCCTTCATCTTCGCCAACATGCTGACCACGTCCGCGAGTGTGGTGGGGATGAAGGGCGAGGCGCTGCCACCGATTGTGCCGGTGGCGCACTTCATTCGGACGTTGCGGCAGATCCGTGCCTTCGCGAATACAGACGTGTTCCAGCGGCCAAAGAACCGTGATGATGCGGTGGCGAAGATGCAcctggcgcagcggctggtgctggagACACTGCACAAGGATCTGCAAGACCAGAAGGCCTACCCCTTCATGAACTACGAGGCACCGCCCGAGTACGAGGGCGCCATCGCAGCTCTCTTTGGCACCGAGTTCACTTCAAACGGCCGCGTGCATATTGAGCCGCGCTTCTACTGGGAGGTGCCCGGCTCTGCACTCAAGGTGGATGAggggctgcagcacctgctgaAGCAGTTGGAGGGGTATAAAGATCAGGTACAGATTAAGCAGCTTCCACCCATCATTGTGCTGCTACTGAACCCGGAGCACAGCAACCTGAAGCCGCCAACGAGCCTCAAGATTTCGCGTGCGGGCAAGGAGGACTACAATTACGTGCTGAACAGCAATATCGTGCACCTCGCCGACGACGTGGAGGACACGGGCAATTTCGTcagccagcagcgcatcAAGGATGACAGCTTTTCACTCGTGAACGACTACCGCGTGACGGCGCCCATGAAGATGCAAGAGCTGGAGCGCCTGGTGCCTGCGCTGCGCTCCTACTCGGCTGTGGTCACATTCTACGCCCTTGACAACCTCACCACGCCGCCGTACGCCCGCCTCGACGACTCGCGCACCCCCAACCTGTGGCATCTACTTGGCCCCCTGCTGATAAACGACGTGCTGTCgcgtccgctgctgcgagacCCAGCGAAACAGGCCTTCCGATCACCCTTGTCTTCGTACACGGAGATCAGGCCTGGCGACCTCATTGCCATCGACGCGGAGTACGTGGTGCTCAAATGGGCGAGCCGAGACGAGGGCAACGAAATGTTCTACGTGTCGCAGCGCAAGCCGCACATGGGCCTAGCCCGTGTGAGCTGCATCCTGAGCAGCAAGGACGGCGATGAGCGCACCATCGTGGACGACTACGTGCACATTCCCGAGGAGATCGAGGACTACGTGACGCAGTACAGCGGCATCCACCCCGGTGACCTCGACCCACTTGAGTCGTCCAAGAGCCTAACGTCGCTCAAGTCGACGTACCTGAAGTTGCGCGCGCTggtcgacggcggcgttgtcTTTGTTGGCCACGGCCTCGCTCAAGACTTTCGCGTCTGCAACATCGTCGTGCCGCGCAAGCAGATCATCGACACACTCGAGATATTCCACAAGCCCGGGTCCCGGTACCTCTCGCTGCGCTTCCTGGCATACCACGTGCTCGGCGAGAGCGTGCAAGAGGACGAGCACGACTCCATCGAGGACGCCCGCACGTCACTGCGTCTCTACCGCAAGTACCAGCAGCTCAAGAGCGAGGGCACCTTCGAAGGCGTGCTGGACCATCTCTTGGCAAAAGGTGCGGAGACGAGCTGGTACGTGCCCGATACGAAGTCGTTGTTCCGCGACACCCCGCAGACCCCGCCAGTGTCCGTGATGGGTTCACCTGTACTCGAGAAGATGGCAAAGGCCGTCCAGGAGGACGACGAAAAAGACGTAAACACGTTCGacatggctgctgctgctgcggttgcggcggcgaccgacggcgacgaggatgacgaagacggcgacgacgatgccCCCACTGCCAGCGAAGTGCTGGAGGCCGTGCGCAAGTCCATGGAGCGTTAG